One Phaseolus vulgaris cultivar G19833 chromosome 11, P. vulgaris v2.0, whole genome shotgun sequence genomic window carries:
- the LOC137836672 gene encoding uncharacterized protein, with the protein MEDPEAHLTAFHIQMMLVGDSDAVKCKLFMSTLTGMALDWFISLPEGHITSLAQLSRLFREQYLANRAPTPVSYDFFDVKQFQGETLKEYISRFGAQVVKVGTTEEPMIVYAFRKGECPGSFSKSLNRSRPKTFAEVRRRAVEHIASEGEAYEKCTIAAPARPRAQIRTQPARVHEAATEKRNSDRKRTYETRRAPPRGRAEGRREGSRPLRHNFVVELKDLIVVPNIADRLRPPVKSDKILGPHKESWCEFHEAFGHHINNCLVLGYQLEEFVKNEEFPDDPWESDLVFTRADLRDVVPHDNDPVVISVVTAGRKVHRVLVDQGSSADVMFWSTFNKLQLSPDLLRPYTGCLYRFVDNPVEVRGYLELRTTFTDGAVSRTENIRYLVVNANSAYNILLGRPALNRLRAVSSTRHMKMKLPNLSGKVIVIK; encoded by the exons atggaggatcccgaggcgcacctcacggcgttccacatacagatgatgctggttggcGACTCTGATGCCGTAaaatgcaagctctttatgagcactttgactgggatggccctggattggttcatcagcctcccagagggtcacatcacgtcCTTGGCACAACTCTCACGACTATTTAGAGAGCAGTATttagccaacagggccccaACCCCAGTCTCGTACGACTTTTTCGACGTGAAACAATtccaaggggagaccctgaaggaatacataagtcgcttcggagcgcaggtGGTAAAAGTGGGTACCACAgaagagcccatgatcgtgtacgcatttagGAAGGGGGAGTGTCCCGGATCTTTTAGCAAATCGCTCAACCGCAGCCGCCCCAAAACTTTTGCTGAAGTgaggcgtcgggcggtagagcacattgcctcggagggcgaggcatacgagaagtgcacgaTTGCTGCACCTGCGCGACCAAGGGCGCAGATACGCACACAACCTGCTAGGGTCCACGAAGCTGCCACAGAGAAAAGGAACTCAGACAGGAAGCGCACTTACGAGACAAGGAGGGCCCCGCCAAGGGGTCGAgccgaaggaaggagagagggaaGTAGACCActaaggcacaactttgtggtggaactcaaagacctcatcgttgtacccaacatagctgacaggttgaggccaccagtgAAGTCTGACAAAATTCTAGGGCCTCAcaaggaatcatggtgcgaattccacgaggcgtttgggcaccatattaacaactgcttggtgctgggctatcagttggaggagtttgtgaagaatg AGGAATTTCCAGACGACCCATGGGAGTCAGATCTCGttttcacaagggctgacctgCGGGATGTGGTCCCACACGACAATGACCCAGTGGTTATTTCAGTAGTCACggcaggaaggaaggtgcatAGGGTTCTCGTTGACCAGGGCAGTTCcgcagatgtcatgttttggtcaactttcaacaagctacagctgtcccccgaccttttgagaccctaTACTGGATGCTTGTATAGGTTTGTAGATAATCCAGTAGAGGTACGaggctacttggagctgaggacaacgttcactgatggagcgGTATCACGCACCGAGAacatccggtacttggtggtcaacgccaactcagcctacaacattttgttaggCAGACCTGCTTTGAACAGATTGAGGGCGGtgtcctccacgcgccacatgaagatgaagctaccaaaTCTTAGTGGTAAGGTAATTGTGATCAAGTAG